In Armatimonadota bacterium, a single genomic region encodes these proteins:
- a CDS encoding restriction endonuclease: MAQKKSKPISARFKRYVVPVQTTLQTMGGVGTPAEVTAKVIESLGITEQEQGERSGTGVAIVQNDIAWARNLLRENGIISNEQRGLWKLTALGYSTVIDEPVLDEWIRESRASKAINKKSKAASSASDDATDFAEVEVEEPEEMLDERVLAILKSLSSTGFERFCQALLHQCGLRNIELTKQSGDGGVDGIGELEVAHLVRFKVIFQCKRYDTNQVTSPDIRNFRGAMDGRTDKGIFLTTSTFTADARKEAVRDGAKPIELVDGQRLVEFLKEFRLGLVPVTAYEIDHAFFRNFQ; encoded by the coding sequence GTGGCACAGAAGAAGTCAAAACCTATTTCGGCCCGATTTAAGCGGTACGTTGTTCCTGTACAAACGACTCTGCAGACGATGGGTGGGGTCGGAACTCCTGCGGAGGTAACCGCGAAGGTGATCGAAAGCCTCGGTATTACCGAGCAAGAGCAAGGCGAACGTTCTGGAACTGGGGTCGCAATCGTTCAAAACGACATCGCTTGGGCAAGAAATCTTTTGCGAGAGAATGGAATCATCAGCAATGAGCAACGGGGTCTTTGGAAACTAACAGCCCTGGGATACAGCACTGTAATCGACGAGCCTGTACTCGATGAATGGATACGCGAATCGAGAGCCAGCAAGGCCATTAACAAAAAATCTAAAGCAGCATCAAGTGCATCAGACGACGCTACAGATTTCGCAGAAGTAGAAGTAGAAGAGCCGGAGGAGATGCTCGATGAACGAGTTTTGGCAATACTCAAATCATTGTCCAGCACCGGATTCGAGCGTTTTTGTCAAGCCCTTTTGCACCAGTGCGGTCTGCGCAATATCGAACTAACAAAGCAATCGGGAGACGGCGGCGTCGACGGAATAGGGGAACTCGAGGTCGCCCATTTGGTGCGGTTCAAAGTGATCTTTCAATGCAAAAGATATGATACGAACCAGGTAACTTCTCCCGATATCCGCAACTTCAGAGGTGCAATGGATGGTCGAACAGATAAGGGCATCTTCCTAACGACCAGCACGTTCACTGCCGATGCCCGGAAAGAGGCGGTTAGAGATGGTGCGAAGCCTATCGAACTGGTCGACGGCCAAAGACTAGTCGAATTCCTCAAAGAGTTCAGACTGGGGCTCGTCCCGGTAACCGCCTATGAGATCGACCACGCCTTCTTCAGGAA